Proteins encoded by one window of Arachis ipaensis cultivar K30076 chromosome B04, Araip1.1, whole genome shotgun sequence:
- the LOC107637080 gene encoding phosphoenolpyruvate carboxykinase (ATP) 1-like, whose protein sequence is MRELRVLLLLANYWNRRTLILGEYVNMVKLFDPDLRYDAAKENTIASYPIEYIPNAKLPCVGPHPKNVILLACDAFGVLPPVSKLNLAQTMYHFISGYTALVCAGTEDGIKEPTVTFSAFFGAAFIMLHPTKYATMLAEKMEKHGATGWLVNTSWSGGRYGYGSRIKLPYTRKIIDAIHSGSLLNAEYKKTEIFGFEIPTEVEGVPSEILDPINAVSSLCWRIIYYFDKFVN, encoded by the exons ATGCGGGAGTTGAGGGTGCTGTTGTTGTTGGCAAACTATTGGAATAGAAGAACCCTGATCTTAG gtgaatatgttaatatggtTAAACTTTTTGACCCTGATCTTAGGTATGATGCAGCAAAAG AAAATACAATAGCATCTTATCCTATTGAGTACATTCCAAATGCCAAATTGCCATGTGTTGGTCCTCATCCAAAGAATGTTATACTTTTGGCTTGTGATGCCTTTGGTGTGCTACCACCTGTTAGTAAGCTAAACCTTGCACAGACCATGTACCATTTCATCAGTGGTTACACTGCTTTGGTAT GTGCTGGCACTGAGGATGGTATTAAGGAGCCAACAGTAACTTTCTCAGCTTTTTTTGGTGCTGCTTTCATAATGCTACACCCAACAAAGTATGCTACAATGCTTGCTGAGAAGATGGAGAAGCACGGCGCTACCGGCTGGCTTGTTAACACGAGTTGGTCTGGTGGCAG GTATGGTTATGGTAGCCGTATCAAGCTACCCTATACAAGAAAAATCATTGATGCTATTCACTCTGGAAGCCTCTTAAATGCTGAGTACAAAAAGACTGAGATTTTTGGGTTTGAGATCCCAACTGAAGTTGAAGGGGTCCCTTCAGAAATTCTTGATCCTATTAACGCTGTTAGTAGTTTGTGTTGG aggattatttattattttgataagtttgtaaaTTGA